AGGAATTCTTTTTGCAGCGGTACAATACTTTCCTCTAGTTCCTTGTGTTGAGTTGCTATGAATTCCAGCTCCTGTTCCAATGTTTGCTGATCCGACTTAACTTTTTGCACAGCGTCATTTAACTCGAGTATTTTATGGTTGTTGCCTATAAGAATTTTATCCCATGCATTTATTTGCGTAGCCTGGTCAGCAAACACTTTTTCTTGCTCCTCTAACTCTAAAGTCCATTTATTAATATGTTCTTCCAACTGATTATATGATAGTTGTGAAGCATTTGCCACAGCCGCTGAATCCGTCGTCTTTGTTGCCGTACTAAGATTTGCAAAACCGCCCGTGGCGGGAGCAGTTGACGTACTTATTGCACCAAGGGCCGGTAGAGATGCAGAAGTGGTCTTAGCAGTTGCCAATTGGAATGCTGGCGCTGCGGTTGTTGGTACCGAGGTTGTACTCGCACCTGCTATTGATGCTGCAGTTGCTGTAGTGCCGAAATTAAAGCCGGTCGTGGTAGTAGTGGTTGTAACGGCTGGCGCACCAAATCCAAAACCTCCCGAAGTAGTTGTAGGAGCAATGGCAGTTGGTGCAACAGCAGCGGAGTTTGCGGTTGGTGTCCCAAACGAAAAACCTGCAGATGTGACAGCAGCTGCGCTTGGGAGAGCTGCGGTCGCGGCACTCGAAGTGGTGGTACCAAGAAATCCGCTACCAAATCCCACAGCAGCGGGAGCAGCCATTGGAGCCGTAGTCGCAGCTGGAGCTCCAAATGTTATTGGCTTTACTGCACCTGCGTCTCCGCCACCAGTGGCGCCAAATGAAAAAGATCCTGGTTTTGCAGTAGCTGCACTACCCGCGGATGGCGCTCCCAGACCAAACGAGAAACTTGTGCTCGCGGCTGTGGTTGTTGCTGGTAATTGGAAACTCATGGAGCCTTGCACTTGGTACAAATATTATGATGTCTTAATTTATGTCTGTacagcaaatttttaaacaattaaagcgTGTTTATAAAATTACGCACCGGcacgaaattttcaaagcgAGGGATTTTTACAATGTCAATTTATGATTAGTGTGGTGTTGCCAGAATTTTTGAGTACTTCTtcccaaggcgaattgaatactgAAAGTGGCGTCCAAGCAAgacgaatttatttatttaataaatccaCATTGGGCCCAAGTTACCAAGAATGACAGAGAAGAAGATTGCACCTTTCAAActcgccgtgtcgtaagagtccaacagtaaaaaaaaaataggaaggggaattacttgtttatgAAAAAGAGGACTAGGCAAAAGCAGTGGAAACAACCAAAcgcaagaaattatacgcacacacgATTACTTTCTATACACGGCGCCTTCCGCATAAACACGCAGCAAACTGCCTTTGGAGGCCTTATATTCAGTTGTGCTTTAACAATTTGAAACACGGCATTTCGTTTGCATTATTTTACTTAGTtgtaatctcacaaatcacaatattactaagccattcactgaattttcacaaacatgcaatctcctacttttgtttgttttattccttTGTTTTGTGTTGGAAAGAAGGCATAAGGCAAATAACTTACAGGCTTGTGAAAATTCCGCGATTCTCTTGGTAatactaatgaaaacgaagtgccacGTGTTAATTGCATTATCTTTCATTcttgcagagaacgtaaattcctGCATTTAAGTTCTCTGATCCTTGAGGCACAAGGTGAATCTGCGCTAAAATTACTGGTATGCGAATTCCGACAAGGCGAACCCACACAAGATGAATTCTGTaaagcagctgatttgtttgtttcttgttaTTTTCTGGTTGGAATGTGAAAGTGCCTTACAGCtttgttttttccttatttCTGTGTTTACATTCCCATTGAAATTTTGCATTCGAAAGATTAAATTGTAAAacaatatatacttataaataattctgtttctgcaacaaatacatattttatgaatttgccTTAGATTTCGATTTGTGAGCATTATACAAAATCTTCACAacgaaatataaatttataagcaATGCGAATTTGAAATTCGGGAAACTTTGTGAAAGtaaagataaaataattaaagttaGTATATTTTGGTTCACTAC
The sequence above is drawn from the Anastrepha obliqua isolate idAnaObli1 chromosome 4, idAnaObli1_1.0, whole genome shotgun sequence genome and encodes:
- the LOC129245023 gene encoding nuclear pore glycoprotein p62; translation: MSFQLPATTTAASTSFSFGLGAPSAGSAATAKPGSFSFGATGGGDAGAVKPITFGAPAATTAPMAAPAAVGFGSGFLGTTTSSAATAALPSAAAVTSAGFSFGTPTANSAAVAPTAIAPTTTSGGFGFGAPAVTTTTTTTGFNFGTTATAASIAGASTTSVPTTAAPAFQLATAKTTSASLPALGAISTSTAPATGGFANLSTATKTTDSAAVANASQLSYNQLEEHINKWTLELEEQEKVFADQATQINAWDKILIGNNHKILELNDAVQKVKSDQQTLEQELEFIATQHKELEESIVPLQKEFLKLPQVDVERSQTYLLVENLDTQLKQMSEDLKEIIDSLNEANKGQDSTDPIIQIGKILNAHMSSLQWIESSATNISNKLDDITKMHESFKRESERSFRSAYYN